GCTGTCTTCCTCCTGCCCGGGCGCTGCATGGCCCTGCCTGGTGGTCACAAATCTGAACCCCACCACAAGCACATCATGGGGGTGGAGGGACTCACCCAGGCTCCCACTAGGCTTCTGACCAAGTCCTACCATTCCCTTGGCCAACACTGTGACCATGCTCTGCAGACAACAGTCTCTGGCTCCGCCCCAGCCTGCAGCAGGtcacctcctgctgcccctgtgGGTGAAGAAGCAGGAGCCAGGCCCCAGGACCTCGGAAGCTCTGTTCCCTCCACATTGGAGCCTGCACCATGgtggtggggcgggggaggggctgctgaAGGAAGGAGATGGCACTGTTCCTgcagatggggagggagggcacgGGGAACAGCCCAGCCGTAGCACCCCAGGCTCCTCCGGTAAGTTCCTCTCCCTGGTAACAAGATTCTTCCATGGGGACTTAGAATGTGCAGAGCCCATCCCATGGCTGCCCTGCACCTGGCAGGGGGGTGCACAGGTGGACTCCTCAGGTTGGGGGAGGTGTTCTCACCCAGCCAAGCTGAGGTTCTGCCACTTCCTGTCCCTGGGGAGCAACTCCAGTTACCAGGGCAACAGGCTAAAATAAATCTTGTCTGGGTAAGGCCAAGGGTAGTGTCGTTGCTAGGGCGACTGATTAGGCCAGTTATTTGGCTCCAGGCTTTTCCTGGTACCCAGCAGGCTAAATCGCCTGGCACTGATTACCAGCCCACTCTACCGCTGTCGCCTGCCCAGAGCCCAGGCACTCAGGTGCCTGCCGCTTCCTGCTTTATCTTTGCCCAGCACTTAGGGGCTCAATGACACAAGGTAGTTTGGAGCTGGTCTCTGTGACAGCAGCTGTGATTTCACAAGGACTGAGGTGCTGTAAAGTGGCCTGGTTGATGGGGAGCAGGAAGGAATAGGTAAGAGACCCTCCTGTGGGTAGCTTCAAATCAAGCCTGGGGAGTAAGGCTCCAGGCCAGGAGCACGGCAGGCTCCCTGTGGGTGCCCAACTCCTTGAGGCAGTGCCAAGGCTGGGAAGGTGTTTTGTGTTCCTGCCACTGTGCACAGGGTGCATATGTCAAGGCCACACTGGAGGCTATGGCCTTGAACACACTTGTTTTGGTGGCCACTTATTGATCCATCACATACCTGCCTCTCCCTGGCCAACACCCACCAGTGGTGGTGGCTGCCACTGGCCCCAGTGCACCACCTGAGCCCAGCACCTCTCCTGTACGTTGGGGGGACTTTGGCTGACCAGGAGGCACCTGGAGTGGGCTCTGGGCACCGCCTGCCTGCTAGCCAGATGCCCATCCTCACTAGTTGGCTCCCTGCACTCTCAACATGACCCTTGTAAAGATGTTCAAGGATCCTAGTTTCCATGCACATGGCACAACTGGCTTCTGCAGGATTCCAGCTCACAGACGAGCCccttcctcccagggctgggaagTGGAGGGGCACAGGTGGGAGGCCTTGCCCTGCCTGCTCAGGTGGCCCTGGCCCTTGGACCAGTCTGAGAAGAGAGGCAGCTTCCCTTGCTTCGGTGCTCTTGTTCTATCTCCTTCCTTACCCTAAAGGTGCTCCATCTTTAATAGGGGCCACGGTTGCCCTCCTCACCGCCCAACCCTCAGCTCCCTCCTGTAGATATCTTACTTGCCATGAAAGTGATATCACAAGGTCCTCTAAGGCCCCCACCCTTGTGTCAACTGCTGGTTTGTCTTGCAGGGTGTGCACTGACCAGCGCCATCACCCCCAGCATGAGTCGGTGGTCCTTGCAAGGAAGGATCAGAAGTAGGGTGTAAAATGTCTGAATCCCAGCCCCATCTCAAACCTCTCAGAATGCAAGGGGCAAAGGGTATCTCCGCCAGAGAGTCTGCACTTCTGTGATGAGAGCCTTCCACAGGCCCATGCATTTTTGGACGGTggtgaggaggggctgagggcaaTGGGGCAGCAAGAGGGACATGCCCTGAGAGATGGTCTTTTCCTCCACAGGATCTCCTTCAGCGGCCACTTGACTGGGATTCTGGTGGGACTGGTCTGTGCACAGGGACCAATCCAGAAGTTAACCTATCCCAAGACACGGCCTATCACCCCAAACCCACAGAGAAACAACCTCCAGCTTGTCTGACAGCGCACAGCCCTATGCTTGAGGAGCCCGGCTCTTAGGGTTACTTGGGAAGGAAGAGTACAGAACCATTCCTAGGTGGGAAGGGGCGACCCAGGTGCCGGACGCCTAGAGCCCGAGTGGAGAGTGGCAGGAGCTGGAATGGGATGCTGCTGGAAGGGTGGCCCGGCTTAGCCTCCCACTAATGGCCAGGACTGTGGACGCCGCCAGTGCGGTCACCTCGGACACAGTTGCATCCACATTCACCTCACATCGTCGCTTTCTCGGCAGTCAGCTCAGACCAGTGGAGACGCCCCCACACTCCCCGCCCCTGCGAAAGCCCAGTgcgagggggtggggtggggcggaggCTGCCTCCCCTAGACTTTCCAGCTCCAACTCCACTCCCACGGCCCGGCGTCCAGAGCCCGGGGCGCGTGAGGGTTAACCTCGCGGGGGTGGGGACTCCGGAGCAGTCGGCTCGGCAGAgcgagggaggggaaaggaggcgACGGGAGGCGCGCGGAGCCGGCTGGGGTCGAGCCTCGGAGTATTAGAGGCCGTTGGAGCCCCGGGTATCGCAGGCCACCGGGCAGCCTCTGGGGCACATGCTGCGCGCAGCAAGGGGCCACTGCAAGCCCCCTGCCCCAAACTTCAAGTCGGAAGCAGGGGACAGACGCTGGGCATCAAGACTGGTCTGGACGCCCCCGTCCCAGGGAGCACCACCTCCACCCCACGTCTGCGGGTCTTTTCCCAGCCGTCTCCGTCCCTCCTCCGACCACTTTACTGCCTTTGGCCGGGGATGAAGCCCGGAGACGGTGGCCCCACGGCGACCCCGGAGTCCGAGTCCGCCGACGCGCCCCCCGGTCCGCCGCGGCCCTCGGCCTGGCCCGATGACGTGCGGCTCTGCGGCCACCTGCGAAAGCAGAAGTCCCAGCGCCGCCGCTTCTTCGTGCTCCGCGCGGACCCGCCGCGCCTCGAGTGCTACGAGAGCGAGAAGAAGTTCCGCGCCGGCCGAGCGCCGCCCAAGCTCAGCGTGAGCCTGGCGGGCGCGTGCACCATCAGCAAGCGCGTGGACGCGCGCCACCGCCACCTGATCGTCCTCTACACGCGCGACCGCAGCCTGGGCGTGGCGGCGGCCAGCGAGGCGGAGCAGCAGGCGTGGTACAGCGCCCTGCTCCAGGCGCGCGCCGCCGCCGGTGAGGCCCAAGCCCTGGGCAGGAGGGGATggcgcggggtggggggaggcgggTGATCAAGGATTCGGTTTATCCGTAGGCTCTCCCTCCCCCTAAGTCTGCGAAATCAAGTTCAAACATGAAGAGTTTCCACGTGTTCGGTTCTCGGGGCACAGTGACTCCAACCTCCCCGACCAGCCCATTGTCTCTCCAGGTCCTAGTTCCCAAGAGGCCCCCGGGACCTGGATCCTCGCTCCGTTTCAGGACGTCTGGCCCGTGACGCTGCGGCCCAAGGGGCTGGGGCGGACACGAGGCCTGGGCAGCGGCGGCTACCGCCTGTGCCTGGGTTCTGGGGTACTGAGCCTGCTGCGGAAGCCCAGGGGTAGAGGCTCCGGGGACACCCAGGCATGGCCGCCGCCGGCCCTCCGCCTGTCCTTGCTCAGTGTGCGCCGCTGCGGCCACGCagactctttcttcttcctggagctCGGTCGCTCAGCGCCCACGGGTCCCGGGGAGCTGTGGCTACAGGCGCCCGATGGTGTGGTGGCCCAAAGCATTCACGAGACCGTTCTGGCCGCAATGAAGAGACTCGGGGACGGCGTTACCGGTGGTAGGGCTGAGCCACTGCCAAGGGATCCCCCGACAAGCGCCCCCGGGTTCTCTGTCCCCCAACCTTATGAGACCCCGGCCTCCGCGGCCCAATCAATCAGTCTGAGCCGTCCGGGTTGCCTGGGTGAGAGGAGCGAGCAAGCAACCCTCAAGACCCTGGTGACGCTGGGGGCAGTAGCCTCGTACCCCCAGGGGTTGGAGCAAGGCGGGGGTTACATAACCATGGGAGCCAGAAGTGACTATGAGCCCATGGGGGGCGGCGATGCAGGCGGTTACATGGTGATGGCGCCCCCGGGCCTTCCGGCAGCCGCCAGCACCGCTCCTCGCCAGCCACTCCAGGACTCGGGGGGCACTGAATATGTGCCCATGAGCCGCTTTGCACCAGAGTCCTTTTCCTCGAGCACCCTGCCCGGTTTCTACAAGCCCGGGGCCGGGGAGCCTGGACTCGGGCTCCGAGGCCCCCGTCTCGGCGTCGGGGACAGCTGGGGACCGGCGGGAGCTCACCCCTGCTTGCAGGCGCCGTCCGAGCTAGCTGGGGAGTACGTGTGCATCGAGTACGTGGCCCCGGACTACGTAGGAATGGGCACTACCATACCGCAGCCGCCCGACGGCCGCCTCAACTACATCGACCTGGACCTGGTCCCTCCGCTGCGGGCGCGAGGCGACACCCCCGGGGCCAGCACTCACCGCCCGCACAGCTACGCGAGCATCGAGTTCCAGAACCTTGGCGAGGCGCGGGTGAGGAAACCTGGCGCCCCGCCCTGTCTAGCCAGGGCTGACGGAtggatgaggaggaggggagagaaaatcGGGCAGCTACCAGTGCCCTCCCGCTCGCCCCCCCTCAACCACCCCTCACACCTGTGCCCACGGCGGAGGGGCTCTAAGGCCCAGGTGCCCCTTAGGACGTGTGATCTGTAGAGGCCCTGAGCTGCCCCTTAGGTCCCGCTGCCCACTCTGCCCCTTCTAGCTGTGGTGCCTGGGAAACTTCCAGGAGGAGGTTCCACAAGAAGTTGGATTCTCTTAAGGGAGAAAATTCTAGAACCTCTCccctttacaaaaagaaaaaaaactctacaAACTTGTAGGCTTTCTCAGCTAAAACCCTGATCCTCTCTGTTTCCCCACAGGGTTCCTGCAGCATTGCTCCAGAGTCTCAGGTTGGCCTTGGCCCCCAATCCTGCCTCTGGTGACGACTCCCACATGGATCCCCCTCCCCCCTACACCTGCAGTGCCTGCCTTGTGTCTCCTCCCAGCCAAAGAACTAACCCAGCCCCAGAGCCTAACTCCCGGGGCACAGCACAAGTTGGATGAAAGCACCAGGTATCTTATCCCTAGTGCCCCCCCAAAAAGTGAAGTGCCACCCCCTTACTCCCTAGTTTGCCTCTCCCAATGCCAGCCACGTGCTCACACCATCCTCCCTTCTCCGGGACCCAGCAGAGCTCATGGAGTACCTGCATCCCACTAGTCTGGGGGACTGTACTCTGgacccccaccctggccccaccccacaaTTAAAGGTTTCCTGCTTGGTCAATCTGGAAAGGTCTTAGATCCACAGATTCCCCAATCTCACTGTAGGGGGTGGCCAATGAGTAACCAGAATTTGAGGGAGGGCAGCCAAAGCCGTGGTGGAGGAAGAGATCCCATCCCTGCCTCGGCGCCCCACTCTGCTACTCGCCACAAGGAGCCTGTTTGCAAACCAGCACTGTTTTATTGTCAAAGAATCTGCCTGGGGGAACAGGGGGCCCACTCTGCCCCCAGAGGAGCTATAGACAATGACTGTCTGGGGTCCCTGGGAGCGATGGATCAGCACAGTGAGAACAGCTCCCGCCACCACTGAGGCCTGGGTGGTCAGAGAGAGGGTCAGGGGGGCCAGCAGGGGGCGTGGGAGCCCCTGAGATGGAGGAGCTGGGTCTTGGCTCACCCTGGCTCATCTGCAGGAGGCCAGTGAGGGCGATCAGCTCAGGCCCACTGAGCCAGGCGGTGGAGCAGCCAGGGGATGAGGTGGGGAGGACCCAGGGGGACATAATAGGGGGTGGGAGCAGCAGCTTCAGAGAGCCCAGcacctgaggagagaggagagaggagggggaagtGTCCCCACCTGAGCcggcagggaggctgggctgaggcCAGAGCAGGAAGAGCGCTCACCTGCTGAGAGGCCTCAGACAGGTACAGGGGAACACGCTGCCCTCGCGGCAGCAGAGGGTCGGAAAGAAAGACGTCTTCACAGCACATCACCGGGAACCCTGGGGACGAGAAGCGGCTATGGTGGCAGGCGAGGGGTCCCCACGCCCTCGAGCTCTGCGCTGTTCCCTACGGGGCGCATGCAGCATCACTCCAAGGTCTGAGGGGACCAAGGGAAGTACCTGCATGCTCTCCATTCTGATGTCCTGTTGCAGgagccaggggcctggggttcctgCCTGAGGCTGCCTCATACAGTGGCCAGAATGAGGGATGACACAAGGTCCGGCCTGAGAAGGCAACGCCAGATGCAGAACTGGGCCCCTGTGGAGGGGCAGGAAAGATCACTAGGGCTTCAGCCCCCTGCCAGggcacccctgccccaccccaaggCCGGAGCCCTAGGCACCCCTAAACTCACCCACACCAGCCAAGGTCCTGCTTTAGAGTCGTAGTTGAGGTCCCAGGGTGCTAGCAAGGTCATCCTTGAGGCGGCCACCTCCCAGGCCATCTGGGGGGAAAGCGGcactgcgggggggggggggggggggggggNNNNNNNNNNNNNNNNNNNNNNNNNNNNNNNNNNNNNNNNNNNNNNNNNNNNNNNNNNNNNNNNNNNNNNNNNNNNNNNNNNNNNNNNNNNNNNNNNNNNGCATGTGGTCTGGCCGGTGGCTGGGGGGCGGGCACAAGGCACCCTTGGCCCTTGTCCGTTTTCAGGCTCAGGGGTCGATGAAAGGGTCCTGTGGGGGAAGGGCAGCAAGGCCCTGTACCTACCCGGGGTTCTGGGCCACTGCTCAGCAGCCGTGCCTGGGGGCGCCTGGGACAGCAGCTGCTCTCTCTGAGTCCAGGAAGGCCTTGGGGACCGGGGCTGAGGGCTGGGAAGGGGAGGTATGAGATGTTCCCGTCACAGCTGCCCTcactcccctttccccctcccagTCTGAAAACGGACAAGGGCCAAGGGTGCCTTGTGCGGGGAGGCTGGTCACACCCATTCTTCCCTATGGACAACTGAGGGAAGACCTCACACTGTGGTCCGCCGTCGGATGTCCCCCAGGTGCCTCGGGCCGAGCCCTCCTCACCTGTCCGGTGGGGGTGTTCCTGGCTCCCCCAGGGCTTCGTCTCCAGAGTCCCAGGCCTCGCCGGGGTCACTGCCCGCCGAGGGGCCTTCTTCCTGGGGCGCCTGCTCCTCGCCCGCGCCCCCCCACGGAGGGGGCCAGGGCAACATGTCGCGtctggggggagggcagggcagggccgcACCTCTGTgccccgcgcccgcgcccccgccAGGCCTCCCGCCGCGCCCGCCTCACCCCGCCTCGGCCTCCCACGCCCTCGACGCCCGGCGCTGCCCTAGGCTCTCCGCGCGGCCCGGACCTCGGCCCACCTCTCCAGGCCTCGCCTGGACGCCGGCGCCCAGCGCGTTTCCGGAAGGGCCACGTGGCGCGCGCTCCCGCGGGCGCCCCCTGGCGGCGGGGGTGGCGGGGCTCCCGCCCGCCAGCCTAGCCAAGCGGCGGGAACTGCGGGCCCTCAACATGGCGGTGGAGGCACCCTCTTCCCCTCGGCGCCTCGCTTTCCttcgcagacacacacacacctgaggGGCGACCTAGAGGGCTTCCAGCTTCTCTTTATTGCACTTGACACATCATCCAGCACCCCGGCTTCCATCCCAGACCCTCGGCCACCCAGGGGCGGCCAGGCGCCTTGCTGGGCCGGCCTGCTCCCAAGCCCTCGGGCCGAGGGGTGCCTGAGGGAGGGGGCCAGGCCCGAGGCCGCCCTCACCAGTCCTCACTAGAGAGCAGAGCCCAGGCGCGTCTGTCTTCGCTGTTCCTGGGGTCCCGGCCGGGTGGGTGCCCTGAGCCCCGACCTCAACCCCTAAGGCCGTTCCAGCAGTGCGTAGACGACAGCAGCGATGTAGGGGAGACCCCTTCCTGGGgccccctcctcttccaggatgTGGTGGGGCTGGCACAGGGACTCCTGGGGGGAGGGGCCCAGGTTAAGTTCCGCTTGTCACCTTCTCCTCTGAGCTTCCCTGCCCTTCGCAGAGGGCAGGGTGGGAGACACCCTAAAGGAGCCTGGGCAAAGGGGCTGGCAGGATGGCCCCTCAAAGTGTAGGAGACGGAGGTCAGGGGCTCCCTGGACATGGCTTGGGGACAAATGAGATGCAAGGAAGCTGCCAGCAGATAACAGAAGAGAGATGACACAAGAGGCCAAGGCTCAGGGGGAAGGAGAGACCTGTCGTTTCCAGAGGGCAACGCTGGAGTAGGCAGGCTAGCACACAGAGCCCTGACATGGCCAGGGCTGCGCCTGGCCATAGCGGGACggacgcaaacacacacacacagaggcggCCACAATCTGTACAATTTATACAAGAGACAGGGCCCCACCTGGGCCCCGGCATCCCCTACAAATATAGAGTTCTCTCTACAAAATATAGATAATTTAGCCCCCCATAgctgggggggaggggttggCTGGAGGGAGGGCTCAAGAGGAAGGTTAAGATGCATCCCTGGGGGGAGCAGAGGGCCGGGCAGAGCCGCAAGAGGGCTTGAAGGCACCATCAGCACCAAGAGGGGAGGGGCTAGAAGAgggggccagaggctgggggcacCAGAGTGGGGCCTGTGAGGTCAGTattggggaggagagggggttCACTAGTGTCTTTGGTAGGGGCTGAAGGCACCACCGGTGGGGATGGGGGTTGCACAGGAGtcttataaatagaaaaagggcaaggaggtgggggaggggcaacTTCGGGTCCTAGGAACCCAGGAGGCGAGTGTAGACGACATAGAGCAGCAGCATGAGGACCACGTAGAAGAGGACGAAGCCACCCAGACCAGAGGGGGGCCAGAGGGGCGGGGGGGCCCTGCCCCCCACCCGCTTCACGGCCTCCAGGGTGGTCCACAGCCCCTGGGCGGTGCCCTGGAGGAGATCCGAGGGCGAGCACAGGTCAGCCTGGGAAAGGAGGGTAGGACAAATGGACAAGGACAAAGGACAGACGTCAGCAGCAAGACAAtcttccccaccccctaccctcaGGTGCCAGGGGCAGCGCCACGCCAACATGCAGAGTGCAGGGAAGGGAGGCATGCAGGGGAGACGTGCAGGATGGGGGCCTACGGACATGCTTCCTTCTGGGGAGCAGACGCCCCTTGAGCGGAACCCTGCCAGCCATGCAGGGTACTCAGCCGAGCCCAGGATGCCACCACTCTTTACAGGCGAGACCAGCCCCGGGCTCCTGAGGACACCCCCTCATACCTCAGGCACCCCCATTTTTCGACAGGCTTCTAAGAAGCTCTCCACATTCTTCCGAGACTTGAGGGCACTGAGTTTTGGCTGGGGGTgggtaagaaaggaaaaagagaagagagtaaaGGAGAGGCCACAAGAGTCCCCTGTCCCATCCCCTACTGCCCGCCCTGGGCCCCAACTGACCACAGCAGGCGAGGGCACGTGAATGAAGGGCACGGAGCGGGGCCGCAGCTGGTTGGCCAGCTGGCAGAGGATGACGCCATTG
This region of Equus quagga isolate Etosha38 chromosome 7, UCLA_HA_Equagga_1.0, whole genome shotgun sequence genomic DNA includes:
- the LOC124242299 gene encoding insulin receptor substrate 1-like yields the protein MKPGDGGPTATPESESADAPPGPPRPSAWPDDVRLCGHLRKQKSQRRRFFVLRADPPRLECYESEKKFRAGRAPPKLSVSLAGACTISKRVDARHRHLIVLYTRDRSLGVAAASEAEQQAWYSALLQARAAAGPSSQEAPGTWILAPFQDVWPVTLRPKGLGRTRGLGSGGYRLCLGSGVLSLLRKPRGRGSGDTQAWPPPALRLSLLSVRRCGHADSFFFLELGRSAPTGPGELWLQAPDGVVAQSIHETVLAAMKRLGDGVTGGRAEPLPRDPPTSAPGFSVPQPYETPASAAQSISLSRPGCLGERSEQATLKTLVTLGAVASYPQGLEQGGGYITMGARSDYEPMGGGDAGGYMVMAPPGLPAAASTAPRQPLQDSGGTEYVPMSRFAPESFSSSTLPGFYKPGAGEPGLGLRGPRLGVGDSWGPAGAHPCLQAPSELAGEYVCIEYVAPDYVGMGTTIPQPPDGRLNYIDLDLVPPLRARGDTPGASTHRPHSYASIEFQNLGEARGSCSIAPESQVGLGPQSCLW
- the SAP25 gene encoding histone deacetylase complex subunit SAP25 gives rise to the protein MLPWPPPWGGAGEEQAPQEEGPSAGSDPGEAWDSGDEALGEPGTPPPDSPQPRSPRPSWTQREQLLSQAPPGTAAEQWPRTPVPLSPQMAWEVAASRMTLLAPWDLNYDSKAGPWLVWGPSSASGVAFSGRTLCHPSFWPLYEAASGRNPRPLAPATGHQNGEHAGFPVMCCEDVFLSDPLLPRGQRVPLYLSEASQQVLGSLKLLLPPPIMSPWVLPTSSPGCSTAWLSGPELIALTGLLQMSQGEPRPSSSISGAPTPPAGPPDPLSDHPGLSGGGSCSHCADPSLPGTPDSHCL